The proteins below are encoded in one region of Bacillus vallismortis:
- the gltC gene encoding glutamate biosynthesis transcriptional regulator GltC, producing the protein MELRQLRYFMEVAEREHVSEAADHLHVAQSAISRQIANLEEELNVTLFEREGRNIKLTPIGKEFLIHVKTAMKAIDYAKEQIDEYLDPHRGTVKIGFPTSLASQLLPTVISAFKEEYPHVEFLLRQGSYKFLIEAVRTRDIDLALLGPVPTNFPDISGNILFTEKIYALVPLNHPLAKQKTVHLIDLRNDQFVLFPEGFVLRKMAIDACQQAGFAPLVSTEGEDLDAIKGLVSAGMGVTLLPESTFAETTPRFTVKIPIEFPQVKRTVGIIKPKNRELAPSANDFYEFVIQFFSKLEQYQ; encoded by the coding sequence ATGGAGCTGCGCCAACTGCGTTATTTTATGGAGGTAGCTGAAAGAGAACACGTTTCAGAAGCCGCGGATCATTTGCATGTGGCCCAATCAGCAATCAGCAGACAAATTGCTAACCTAGAAGAAGAATTAAATGTGACTTTATTTGAGCGCGAAGGGAGAAATATCAAACTCACACCGATCGGAAAAGAATTTTTAATTCATGTGAAAACAGCGATGAAAGCCATTGATTACGCAAAAGAACAAATTGATGAGTATCTCGACCCGCATCGCGGAACGGTCAAGATCGGTTTTCCCACTAGCCTTGCGAGCCAGCTGTTGCCGACTGTCATTTCAGCATTTAAAGAAGAATATCCGCACGTCGAATTTTTGCTGCGCCAAGGCTCCTATAAGTTTCTGATTGAGGCTGTCAGAACCCGCGATATTGATCTGGCCTTATTAGGACCGGTGCCGACAAATTTTCCAGACATATCAGGCAACATTTTATTCACAGAAAAAATTTACGCGCTAGTTCCATTAAATCATCCGCTTGCCAAACAAAAAACGGTTCATTTAATCGATTTGCGCAACGACCAATTTGTATTGTTCCCGGAAGGATTTGTGCTTAGAAAAATGGCAATCGATGCTTGCCAACAAGCTGGATTTGCTCCTCTCGTTTCTACGGAGGGTGAGGATTTGGACGCCATCAAAGGATTGGTTTCCGCAGGAATGGGCGTTACTCTTCTGCCGGAAAGCACTTTCGCTGAAACGACACCTCGTTTTACTGTGAAAATCCCAATTGAGTTTCCTCAAGTAAAACGGACGGTCGGAATCATTAAACCAAAAAACAGAGAACTTGCTCCGTCTGCGAATGATTTTTATGAGTTTGTCATTCAATTCTTCTCTAAACTAGAGCAGTATCAATAA